AGTAAACTGTTGAGTCGCGAACCCTCAGATCGCGTGCAGCAGGTCACCAACTTTATTGACCTGTCGCGCTTCCACCCGGAGCCAGCAAAGCGCATCAATGGACGCATCATGGCGCTGCCCCGCAAAAATCCTCGTGACCTCGCCGCAATCATGGCAATTTTGCATGCGGAGGGGTTCGAGTTCGAGCTAATTGATGGAGTATCAGAAGCAGAAATCATCAATGCCTATCAGCGCGCCGATGTTTTTCTTGCAACAGGCTACCCCGAAGGCTTTGGTCTGCCGCCGCTCGAAGCCATGGCCTGTGGTGCCGCCGTAGTGGGGTTTACTGGAGGTGGAGCAGACGAGTTCATGTTCCACGAAGAGACCGCTCTGGTGGCGGAAGACGGCGATATTGAAAGCGCAGTGACCCACCTGCGCCGCATACTTGAAGATACCGCTCTCAAGGAACGCGTGCGTGAAGCGGGAACTCGCAAAGCGAGGCACTACCATCAAAATGCGAGTTGTGAACAGTTAGTTGCCTTTCGCAGACTGTTTGACGAACGAGCAATTGACATGGCGCACGAATGAATTGCCAATGTTCTGCCTACCTTACTCATGTCGCAGCGCATCGATCGGATCGAGTTGCGCCGCCCGTCGCGCCGGCATATAGCCGAAAAGTACGCCGATCCCCGCGGAGAACACAAAGGAAATTAAATTGATCCCGATATCAAAGTGGTAGGGCAGGCCCATCAGTGCTGCCAGCACTACTGAGGCGATGGTGGCCAGTAGGATGCCCAGCAAACCACCCAGCGCCGCCAGTACTACTGCCTCGATCAGAAACTGCAGCAGCACTTCCCGCTCCAAGGCACCAATGGCAAGACGGATGCCGATTTCGCGGGTGCGCTCGGTTACCGATACCAGCATGATATTCATAATACCGATGCCCCCGACCAGAAGGCTGACCGAGGCAACAGCGCCCAGCAATCCGGTAAGTACCTGGGTGGTGTCGGAAAGTGCATCGGCAATCTGACGGGTATCCAGCACATTGAAATCGTCATCTTCCTTATCCGCCAAGCGTCGGCGCTCCCGCATCAGTTGCGTCAACCTCTCCTTAACACGATCAATATCCGGCGCAGCGGCACCAATCAAACAGATTCTGTTCGAGGTGAGCGCGCTGTTGCAGCCACAGGATTTCGATCCGGCTAGTGCCCGTTTTACCGTGCATATCGCAGCCACGGATTACGCGCTGCGGGCGGTGGTGTTGCCGCTGTTGCCCGCGCTTCGCCAGCAGGCGCCCAATCTCCGCGTCGCCGTGCGGGTGCTGCAACAGGATCAGCTCGCCGCGCAGTTCGAGCGCGGCGAGGTGGATCTGGCGCTGCTCATGCCGGAATCCGTCGCCCCCAATCTGCACAGCCGTCGCCTGTTCGACGAGCGCTATATCTGCGTGCTGCGCAGCGGCCACCCGGACGCACACTGCGAGCAGATCAGCATGGAGCGATTCTGCGCGCTGGACCACGCGCTGGTGTCCCTGGTGGGCGACCCCTTCCACGGTGTTACCGACCGCACCCTGGCGGAACTCGGCCACCGTCGTCACGTGGCCGTGTCTCTGCCAAGCTTTCTCGCCCTGCTGGAATTGCTGCGCAACAGCGACCTGATATCGCTGCTGCCGGAAAAACTGCTGGAAGGTGTGGAGGGACTGACCCAGGTGGAGCCACCCATTGCGGTGCCCGGATTTACCAAAGTGGCGGCGTGGCACGAGCGCACGCATCGCGACCCGGGCCAGGCCTGGGTGCGGCAGATTCTGTTCGAGCGATTCTGCGATTCCGATTAAAAAAACGGCCACTTTTCAGTGGCCGTTTTTATTTCGATCTTCGGATTATTTGTACCGCGTCTATTTATATCTCTCTAACCAGTGCGCATAGGACGCCGGCAGCACCCAGGATGGGCGTTCGATATCGAGCGCAAGTGCCGCCTTGTAGCTCCAGTGCGGATCGGCCAGATGCGCGCGCCCCACCATCACCAGGTCCAGCTGTTCGTCGCGCACGGTCTTGTCCGCAAGATGCGGTTCGCCCACACCCCAGGCGGTGGCCACCGGCAGGTCCGCTTCGCGGCGCACGCGCTCGGCAATGGGCGCGAGGAATGCCGGGCCCCAGGAAATCTGCGCTTTCGGGGTATTGAAACCGAGGCTCACGCTCACCAGATCGGTACCGCCCTCGCGAAATCCTTTCACCAGGTCGATGGATTCCGCCAGGGTCTCCTCGTCGCGGCCGTCGTATTCGATCACACCGAAGCGGATGGTGAGCGGTAGGTTTTCCGGCCACACCTCGCGCACCGCTTCCAGGGTTTCCAGCAGGAAGCGGCCGCGGCCTTTGGCATCGCCACCGTATTCATCGCTGCGCTGGTTGGCGTGTACGGAGAAGAAACTCTGGGCGAGATAGCCGTGGGCAAAGTGCAGTTCCAGCCACTCGAAACCCGCGTCCCGCGCGCGTTTGGCGGCGGCGACAAAGTCCGCTTTTACCCGGCGGATATCTTCCAGGGTCATCGCTTTCGGCACCCGCGGCAGGTGTTCGCCGAAGGCCACCGCGGACGGGCCGATGGGCTGCCAGCCGCGGGCATCTTCCGCGGGAATATGGTCGTCCCCTTCCCAGGGGCGGTTGGCACTGGCTTTGCGGCCAGCGTGGGCGATCTGGATACCCGGCACCGCGCCACTCTGCTTGATAGCCGCAGCAATGCGCTGCATGCCCTCAGCCTGCTCGTCATTCCACAGTCCGGTACAGGCAGGGGTGATGCGCCCCTCCGGCGCCACCGCCGTGGCCTCCACAATAACCAGGCCGGCACCGCCGCGGGCCAGTGCCGCGTAGTGCACCTGGTGCCAGTCGTTGGTAAAGCCGTCCTCGGCCTGGTACTGGCACATGGGCGGAATGGCGATGCGGTTGCGCAGATCCACATCTTTCAGGCGATAGGTTGAAAACAGGTTTGGCATTCCGATAACTCCGCTCGTTCTGCTTAAATTCGGGCTGTTCAAATTTGGAAATTTTGGTCTGGAAATTTGAGGCGTGAGACCGGATCAAATTGCCGCGCGACTGCGCGCTGCAGCAACCAGTCCGTCGAGCCACTCCTGATGACCGTTCAGCATCGGATTCGGGCGCGTCGCGGCCATCTCACGTGCGGGGGCACCGATCTGGGATTCCTGGGTCAGGATGCGCACGCGATTGCCCGGCAGGTCTTCCAGCAACCAGGCGTGATGCACGTCCAGACGCGTGGTCTCATCCCCCTCGGCCCAGCCGTGCCAGGCCACACGGGCGGCCTCACCGGCAACCGGCGGCACATGTTCCACCACGCTGGATTCCACCGGGAAGCCGAAGGTCTTGAAGCGGAAGCGCAGGCCGTCACGCAGTTCAGGTCCCGCGCCATCGTCAAATTCGATATCGGAAGAATTGCTGTAGTAAGTGGGCCAGGCAGTCGCCGTATTCAGATAGGGCCACACGTCGGCCACGCTCAGGCCGGCAACGATCACCTCGTTGGAGACAAAATTGTCGGTGGTGCCGGGCAGAAAGTTTTCCGGCCAGATAATCGCACTCAGGGTATTCATGGCTGTACCTCGATGGCAGGGTTCGACTCTCGGATGCCCCGCATATTAGCCATCGCCAGATATAATACCAATCGCCATTTATGATCATGGCGATAAGATGATCTGATATTAAAGGTAGACTCAGCGTCCGCGCCCGAAGGCGGCGATGGAGAGAATGGAGAAAATAAACAGTTCGAGAAACTTCGGAACGCATTTTAGATAGCGCAGCCCTTCTGCCAACTGGAACAGCACACCGCCGCCTTTGATGTTGCGCGCAGCAGGGCGGATGTCCACGACCTGCAGGGAACACGGGTGCGATAAACACCAAAGGCAAGTAGTGGGCGAGGAGATGATACCTACCCAGTAGATGGTATTGTCCCCAAGATACAGTGCATAGTTCCTGTCTTTGAATATTTCAAAGGGCACAGCGTTACATCACTATTTCGAAACCGGCATGGAAGCATGGAAGAACCTTATTCTTCTTCCCTCTACAGAACCGCTTCACCCCTGTTATACGTCCTGCAACTCCGCTGCCAGCTTGCTGGTTTCGAGCGCACGTGATTTGTGAAAACGACCGAGCCCCAGATACACTACCGGGGTCAAATAAAGGGTAAAGAGTGCCGCGAGGCCAAGTCCGCCAAACATCACCCAGCCAATAGCCATGCGCGCCTCTGCACCGGGACCGCTACTCAGAATCAGCGGCAAACCACCGAGCACAGTGGAAAGCATGGTCATGGCAATAGGCCGCAGGCGCACGCGGGCAGCTTCGGTTACCGCATCGTACACACTGTAGCCTCGGTCCCGCAGCTGATCGGCAAACTCCACCAGTAGAATCCCGTTCTTGGCCATCAACCCGATCAACATCACCAGTCCGATCTGGGAAAAGATATTAATCGTGGTTCCGGTAAAAAACAGCGCATAAACTGCCGCGGCAAGACCGAAAGGCACGGTCACCATCACGATCACCGCGCTGCTGATGCCTTCAAACTGGGCGCACAACACCAGAAAGACCACCAGTGCGGCAATGGCGTAGGTCATCGCCACTTCCCGTGAGCTCTCCTCCAGTGAATTCGCCTCGCCGAGGAACGTAATCCCCACGTCTTCCGGTAGCAGTTCACTGGCAAGCTGCCTCATATCCTCAACCGCGCTCGCCAGTGGATAACCTGAATCCAGTCCGGCATCGATTTCTATAGCACGGCGCTGGCCATGGCGATCCAGCTCTGCGGCCACGCTCTCTTCTCGCAGAGTGACCATGCTCGAGAGCGGCAACAGATCACCGCGTTCACTCTTCACGTAGAGATTGACCAGATCTTCCGGAGAGGAAATCGTACTGTTCGCCGTTTCCAACATAATGGGTACCGCTTGGTCCCCCACATTCAGGTCCACCACATCAAGGCCATCGACAACCGCGCGCAGTGTGGTGGCAATATTGGTTAGCGGTACGCCAAGATCGGCGGCGCGACGACGATCGATTTCAATGGACAGCTGTGGCTGGGTCGGGCGATAACTGATTTCCGGGCGACTCAGGTACGGCAGCCGATCTTCGATGGCGCGGACCATGTTTCGGGAGGCCTGGTAAATGCGCTCATAATCATTTCCCACCAGTGCCACTTTGATACCACCGCCACCACCGCGCAAGGACAGACTGTTGGGGCTGCTTACGCGAATACGCGCTCCGGGAATCTGTTCGAGGGGGCCCTGAATTTCGTCCTTTAATGCCTGCTGAGAAATGGTGCGTTGATCCCAGTCAGCCAGGGGCAGCGTGATCTGCGCGCGGTTCGGATCCCATTGGCCTATTTTGGTCATCACGTCGGTAACATCCCCGCGCTCAACCAGAGGTCTGACCACATCCTCGATATGTTCCGCCTGGCGGGCAATATAGTTCTGGCCCACACCGTCGGGACCGGTAGCATTCACGTAGAGAATGCCGCGGTCTTCCTCCGGTAGCAGCTCTTTACCCAGCACGGTGTAGAGCGCACCGGCGCCAACCGCGAGTAACATGGCCACGGCAAAACTCAACCAGCCGTGGCGCAGGCAGGAGACCAGGCTGCGCTGATACATATCCCCCAGCCGTTCCCCCATTTTTACCACGCTGTGATACAGGGTTGAGTTGGGTTCACTCCCGGCAGTGCGGGTGATTCGTGCAGTGAGCATCGGCACCAGTGTCAATGCCACGACAGACGACAGCGCCACCGCGGTGGCCAATACCAGACCAAATTCGCGGAACATTCGCCCGGCGGTACTGGGCAACAGCGCAATGGGGATAAAGACGCTCACCAGTACCGCCGTGGTCGCCAGCACCGCAAAAATTACCTGGCGGGTACCGAGTACCGCAGCCGCGCGCGCGCCCATACCCGTACTGCGCAGGCGCTGAATATTTTCCAGCACCACGATCGCATCATCCACCACCAGACCGGTCGCCAATACAATCGCCAGCAGGGTCAGAATGTTGATGGAAAAACCCATCAACCAGATACCCGCAAGAGTGCCAACAAGCGCGATGGGAATCGCCGTACTTGGTACCAGAGTCGTGCGGATATTGCCGAAGAACAGCCAGATGGCGGCAATCACAATCAATATCGTATAGCACAGGCTGGCAACCACCTCCTTCACCGAGCCCTTGATAAATACCGCGCGATCTTCGGTGATGGTGATCTTGAGGTTGTCGAAGCGAGCATTGAGCGCCGCGACTTTTTGGTAAACGCCATCGCTGATTTCGATGGTATTACTCTGGGCCTGGCGCACGACACCAAGGCCGATCACCGGGCGATCATTGAGAAATACCAGGGACTGTACATCTTCCGGAGCAAAAGACACGTGGGCAACATCAGCAACGCGTATATCCCCACGAATAATCGTATCGCGCACCTGTTCTTCGGTGATCGTGGACGCATCCGTGCGCACCAGTAACTGCTGGTCTTCGGAATTGAAACTGCCGGAGGGCACATCCAAAGGTGCGTTCTGCAGCACCGCCGCAATATCACTGACCGTCAGGCCAAAACTCGTCAGGCGCAGTGGATCCAGAACCACCCGCAACACCCGCTGGCGCTGTCCGGAGATCGGCACGTCCGCCACACCGTCGATGGAAATCAGCTCGGGAATAATATCTTTTTCGATGATGTAGGTGAGCGCTTCATCGCGCAGGGTGTCACTGGTCACGGCCAGCTGCATGATCGGCTCCGGCTGATCCGCCGCTTTTATCACCGTCAGCCGCTCGACATCTTCCGGCAGGTTGCGCTCCGCCTGGCTCACGGCCTCGCGTACATCCGCGGCGGCGGTATCCAGGTCGACGCTCGAATTAAATTCGATATGAATACGAAAACTGTTTTCTTCACTGGAAGATTCGATGTGCCTGATCCCGGAAACCCGGGCCACCGCCCCCTCGACGATACTGGCGACCTCCGCGTCCATGGTTTCCGGCGAGGCACCGGGCAAAGCCCCGCGCACGGAAACGATGGGCACATCCACATCCGGCAGCTCGCGCACTTCCACCGCACTGAAGGCGGCGATACCGGCGATGGCGATCAGCAGGTTCAGTACCAGAATCAGCACCGGCCGCCGGATGGCCAGCGAGGCAATATCGTTGCGGTGCGCGTCCACGGAATTATCAAGGCTTCGCTCGCTCATCGATTCACAACCCCGCCATGCTCGTGACACTGAGCCCTTCGCGCATACGCTGGGTACCTTCGGTGACCACCTGGATGCCTTCCGGCAACTCGGCATCCACTAGAATCGCCCCCGGTACCCGCTGCACTACCGTAGCGGGAATACGTTTGCTCCTGCCGTCGTCCACCCCCCACACAAAAGCACCGTCATTGCCCCACTGCAGGGCCACCTCGGGAATCAGTGGATAGCGGCCACTCACCAACGTCAGAGACACGCGGAAGCTCATACCGGGACGCAACAGATCTTGGGAATTGTCTACCAAAGCGCGCGCGGCAAAGGTGCGGGTTTGCGGATTGATTCGACTGTCGATTTCCACCAGCCTGCCCTGATGCTGCGGGCTGCCATTAGCCCAGGTGGACACGGCGATCGTCTGATCCTGCTGAATCTGGCCGAGAAACAGCTCCGGCACCTGGAAAGTCACCAGCAGGTTGCTGCGATCATCAATGGTGGTAATGGCGGTGGAGGTGTCCACCCGGGCACCTGGATCCAGGTCAGTGATGCCGATAAAGCCGTTGAACGGTGCCGCTATGGTGCGATAACCCAGTGCCACCTGGGCTCGATCAAGATTGAGACGTGCGCGCTCGACCGCACTGCGGGCATCGTCCAGAGCACTCTCTGTTACCGTGCCGGAAGCGCGGGTGCGCTCGTAGCGGCCGAGCAGCCGCCGGGCATCTTCCAGTTCGACACTGGCAATTTTCACCGCCAGGTGCTGGTCCCGGTCATCCAGGCGAACAACAGCCTGCCCTGCTTTCACCTGCTCTCCCGCCGTAACGGCGACCTCCACCACTTCGCCGCTGACTTCCGGGTACAAAGTCACGCTTTTGACCGCACGGGAAGTCCCTACGGCCTCGATATTGACCTTGCGCGGATGCCACTCCACGACTTCAGTGACGACGGGCTGCGCCGGGACATCACGTTTTAAAAGCGTTGTGTCACTATCGCCTTTGCAGCCGGCAACGCCCGCGACAATCAACAGCAGCGTGGTGAAAGTGGAAATAGGAAAGCGGCGAGCGGATCCTTGCTGGGTTAAATTCACTGCGGCACCTGTTGGCAATCAATACGGTGTATTCAGGGGAACGTAAGTCCTGCAGGTTACCGATTCTAAATTGCAGTTTCCATCGCTCTCGCGATCCGCCCGCCTTATTCGTGTCGCAGCGCATTAATGGGATCTAGCCGCGCCGCCCGTCGCGCCGGCATATAGCCGAAAAGTACGCCGATCCCCGCGGAGAACACAAAGGAAATTAAATTGATCCCGATATCAAAGTGGTAGGGCAGGCCCATCAGTGCTGCCAGCACTACTGAGGCGATGGTGGCCAGTAGGATGCCCAGCAAACCACCCAGCGCCGCCAGTACTACTGCCTCGATCAGAAACTGCAGCAGCACTTCCCGCTCCAAGGCACCAATGGCAAGACGGATGCCGATTTCGCGGGTGCGCTCGGTTACCGATACCAGCATGATATTCATAATACCGATGCCCCCGACCAGAAGGCTGACCGAGGCAACAGCGCCCAGCAATCCGGTAAGTACCTGGGTGGTGCCGGAAAGTGCATCGGCAATCTGACGGGTATCCAGCACATTGAAATCGTCATCTTCCTTATCCGCCAGGCGTCGGCGCTCCCGCATCAGTTGCGTCAACCGCTCCTTAACACGATCAATATCCGGCGCATTGGCCACCGAGATCATGATGTCCGAAATATTGCGGCGGCTGCCTGCGAGCCGGCGCTGCACCGCGCCCAGGGGCATCACGATCTTGTCATCCTGATCGCCCATAGCGGACTGCCCCTTGGACTTGAGCACACCGATAATTTCACAGGAAAAATTCTTCACCCGCAGTACATCGCCTACCGGCATATATTCGCTGCCGAACAACTCACTGCGAATGGTTTCGCCGATCACACACAGCGTGGATCCGAGTCTGGCTTCCTGCTCATTGAAAAAACGCCCCGCGGAGAGCTCCCAGTTCGCGGCGATGAAATAGTCGCTGGTTGTACCCACCACCTCCGTTGTCCAGTTTCGGGAATACGCGACCAAGGTGGCACCCACTTCAATTTCCGGTGCGACCGCGGCAATGCCAAGAATCCTTGCGCGAATCGCTTCCACATCGTCCATACGGAACGGAGGAGGACCGCTGGAGCCGGCGCTGCCGGGCGGTCCGCGACGAAAGCGCGCCTGGCGCAACATCAGCAGATTACTACCCAGGCTTTCCACCTGCTGACGCACCGACTCGGTGGCGCCATTGCCCAGTGTAACCATGGTGATGACCGCGGACACGCCGATGACGATCCCGAGTACCGTGAGGAAAGACCGCAGTATGTTGCGACGCACTTCCCGCACCGCCAGCAGAAAACTACTCCACAGCATCGGAGCGCTCCCTTCCTGCATCACGGACTGATTCATCCCTTGCCACTTTGCCATCCACAAAATGCACGGTGCGACGAGCGTAGGCTGCCATCTCTTCCTCGTGGGTCACCATCAGGATAGTGATGCCACTGTCGCGATTCAGGGAGACCAGTAACTCCATGATTTCATGGCTGCGACGGGTATCCAGATTTCCGGTAGGTTCATCGGCGAGCAGCAGTGTGGGATTGGTGACAATGGCACGGGCGATGGCGACTCGCTGCTGCTGGCCACCGGAAAGCTCCGCCGGCGTGTGATGCTCCCATCCCGCCAGCCCTACCTGGGCCAGCGCACGCCTGGCTGCTGCGGCGCGCACGTCTGCGGGTTCCCCGCGATACAGCAACGGCAGTTCAACGTTTTCCTGCGCCGACGTGCGCGCCAGCAGGTTGAACCCCTGAAACACGAAACCGAGGAAATGCCGACGCAACAGAGCCCGCTCATTGCGCGATAGCTTTTCCACACTGACATCGCGAAACCGGTAGTTGCCACTGGTGGGAATATCGAGACAACCGATGATATTCATCACCGTCGACTTACCCGAGCCACTGGGCCCCATCACCGCGACGAAGTCTCCCTCCTCGACGATCAGGTCCACACCCTGCAGAGCCTGGAACGCGGCCGTCCCCTGGCCATAGCGTTTGGTAACGCCGGAAAACGCCAGCAGCGCACTCATCCGCGGGCCCCTGAAAGTCCGGTAACCACGCGCATACCTTCGCGCAGGTCGCCGTCAACAATCTCGGTGTAGCGACTGTCGCTGATCCCCGTGCGCACCCGCACAGGCTTGAGAATCCCGTCTTCGAGCACCCAGAGACGGCGCGGCCCCTTCATTGGCAGATTCGACCCGGTATCGTCATTCCCGCGATTGCGGTTGCGCGGCCCCCGCATAAAACGCGGCGGGCCCGGCATCAGTTGCGAAAGAATACCGCCGCTTTCCCGCGCGCGATTGCCACCACGCTCGCCGGATCGCTCGGGCGGTCCTTCACCTGGTCCTGCACCGGGGGGCATGCCCATTCCCGGCCCCATGCCAGGATCCCAGTCCCCTGGCACGCCCTCCGGTCCTTCGCCCTCTGGGCCCCCGGGACCATCGCTCATATCCAGGAAAAATTCGGGCATCAATTCCACCGGCGGGGTAAAGCGCAGTGCAGCGTTCGGCACCAGCAGCGCGTCCTC
This is a stretch of genomic DNA from Microbulbifer bruguierae. It encodes these proteins:
- a CDS encoding glycosyltransferase family 4 protein translates to MSNLKFQGSEFESQPFEMSEHTEPVFYYLIPDAYKKDFSLTPLLRSIKRGQGWRHIRKRWIRKHKAIGGVKVMYQHCQMLRERGFKAELVVLGKYRGNFFGFDITPLSPAQLERRLRPNDVLVCPELIPYLGLKFDSCKRVLFVQNWRHIYRHLEPGDEHSSYVDLGYDYVLSCSNYISKLLSREPSDRVQQVTNFIDLSRFHPEPAKRINGRIMALPRKNPRDLAAIMAILHAEGFEFELIDGVSEAEIINAYQRADVFLATGYPEGFGLPPLEAMACGAAVVGFTGGGADEFMFHEETALVAEDGDIESAVTHLRRILEDTALKERVREAGTRKARHYHQNASCEQLVAFRRLFDERAIDMAHE
- a CDS encoding ABC transporter permease, with translation MIGAAAPDIDRVKERLTQLMRERRRLADKEDDDFNVLDTRQIADALSDTTQVLTGLLGAVASVSLLVGGIGIMNIMLVSVTERTREIGIRLAIGALEREVLLQFLIEAVVLAALGGLLGILLATIASVVLAALMGLPYHFDIGINLISFVFSAGIGVLFGYMPARRAAQLDPIDALRHE
- a CDS encoding LysR substrate-binding domain-containing protein; the encoded protein is MSALLQPQDFDPASARFTVHIAATDYALRAVVLPLLPALRQQAPNLRVAVRVLQQDQLAAQFERGEVDLALLMPESVAPNLHSRRLFDERYICVLRSGHPDAHCEQISMERFCALDHALVSLVGDPFHGVTDRTLAELGHRRHVAVSLPSFLALLELLRNSDLISLLPEKLLEGVEGLTQVEPPIAVPGFTKVAAWHERTHRDPGQAWVRQILFERFCDSD
- a CDS encoding NADH:flavin oxidoreductase/NADH oxidase, with amino-acid sequence MPNLFSTYRLKDVDLRNRIAIPPMCQYQAEDGFTNDWHQVHYAALARGGAGLVIVEATAVAPEGRITPACTGLWNDEQAEGMQRIAAAIKQSGAVPGIQIAHAGRKASANRPWEGDDHIPAEDARGWQPIGPSAVAFGEHLPRVPKAMTLEDIRRVKADFVAAAKRARDAGFEWLELHFAHGYLAQSFFSVHANQRSDEYGGDAKGRGRFLLETLEAVREVWPENLPLTIRFGVIEYDGRDEETLAESIDLVKGFREGGTDLVSVSLGFNTPKAQISWGPAFLAPIAERVRREADLPVATAWGVGEPHLADKTVRDEQLDLVMVGRAHLADPHWSYKAALALDIERPSWVLPASYAHWLERYK
- a CDS encoding SRPBCC family protein, which translates into the protein MNTLSAIIWPENFLPGTTDNFVSNEVIVAGLSVADVWPYLNTATAWPTYYSNSSDIEFDDGAGPELRDGLRFRFKTFGFPVESSVVEHVPPVAGEAARVAWHGWAEGDETTRLDVHHAWLLEDLPGNRVRILTQESQIGAPAREMAATRPNPMLNGHQEWLDGLVAAARSRAAI
- a CDS encoding efflux RND transporter permease subunit; its protein translation is MSERSLDNSVDAHRNDIASLAIRRPVLILVLNLLIAIAGIAAFSAVEVRELPDVDVPIVSVRGALPGASPETMDAEVASIVEGAVARVSGIRHIESSSEENSFRIHIEFNSSVDLDTAAADVREAVSQAERNLPEDVERLTVIKAADQPEPIMQLAVTSDTLRDEALTYIIEKDIIPELISIDGVADVPISGQRQRVLRVVLDPLRLTSFGLTVSDIAAVLQNAPLDVPSGSFNSEDQQLLVRTDASTITEEQVRDTIIRGDIRVADVAHVSFAPEDVQSLVFLNDRPVIGLGVVRQAQSNTIEISDGVYQKVAALNARFDNLKITITEDRAVFIKGSVKEVVASLCYTILIVIAAIWLFFGNIRTTLVPSTAIPIALVGTLAGIWLMGFSINILTLLAIVLATGLVVDDAIVVLENIQRLRSTGMGARAAAVLGTRQVIFAVLATTAVLVSVFIPIALLPSTAGRMFREFGLVLATAVALSSVVALTLVPMLTARITRTAGSEPNSTLYHSVVKMGERLGDMYQRSLVSCLRHGWLSFAVAMLLAVGAGALYTVLGKELLPEEDRGILYVNATGPDGVGQNYIARQAEHIEDVVRPLVERGDVTDVMTKIGQWDPNRAQITLPLADWDQRTISQQALKDEIQGPLEQIPGARIRVSSPNSLSLRGGGGGIKVALVGNDYERIYQASRNMVRAIEDRLPYLSRPEISYRPTQPQLSIEIDRRRAADLGVPLTNIATTLRAVVDGLDVVDLNVGDQAVPIMLETANSTISSPEDLVNLYVKSERGDLLPLSSMVTLREESVAAELDRHGQRRAIEIDAGLDSGYPLASAVEDMRQLASELLPEDVGITFLGEANSLEESSREVAMTYAIAALVVFLVLCAQFEGISSAVIVMVTVPFGLAAAVYALFFTGTTINIFSQIGLVMLIGLMAKNGILLVEFADQLRDRGYSVYDAVTEAARVRLRPIAMTMLSTVLGGLPLILSSGPGAEARMAIGWVMFGGLGLAALFTLYLTPVVYLGLGRFHKSRALETSKLAAELQDV
- a CDS encoding efflux RND transporter periplasmic adaptor subunit, yielding MNLTQQGSARRFPISTFTTLLLIVAGVAGCKGDSDTTLLKRDVPAQPVVTEVVEWHPRKVNIEAVGTSRAVKSVTLYPEVSGEVVEVAVTAGEQVKAGQAVVRLDDRDQHLAVKIASVELEDARRLLGRYERTRASGTVTESALDDARSAVERARLNLDRAQVALGYRTIAAPFNGFIGITDLDPGARVDTSTAITTIDDRSNLLVTFQVPELFLGQIQQDQTIAVSTWANGSPQHQGRLVEIDSRINPQTRTFAARALVDNSQDLLRPGMSFRVSLTLVSGRYPLIPEVALQWGNDGAFVWGVDDGRSKRIPATVVQRVPGAILVDAELPEGIQVVTEGTQRMREGLSVTSMAGL
- a CDS encoding ABC transporter permease, which gives rise to MNQSVMQEGSAPMLWSSFLLAVREVRRNILRSFLTVLGIVIGVSAVITMVTLGNGATESVRQQVESLGSNLLMLRQARFRRGPPGSAGSSGPPPFRMDDVEAIRARILGIAAVAPEIEVGATLVAYSRNWTTEVVGTTSDYFIAANWELSAGRFFNEQEARLGSTLCVIGETIRSELFGSEYMPVGDVLRVKNFSCEIIGVLKSKGQSAMGDQDDKIVMPLGAVQRRLAGSRRNISDIMISVANAPDIDRVKERLTQLMRERRRLADKEDDDFNVLDTRQIADALSGTTQVLTGLLGAVASVSLLVGGIGIMNIMLVSVTERTREIGIRLAIGALEREVLLQFLIEAVVLAALGGLLGILLATIASVVLAALMGLPYHFDIGINLISFVFSAGIGVLFGYMPARRAARLDPINALRHE
- a CDS encoding ABC transporter ATP-binding protein; amino-acid sequence: MSALLAFSGVTKRYGQGTAAFQALQGVDLIVEEGDFVAVMGPSGSGKSTVMNIIGCLDIPTSGNYRFRDVSVEKLSRNERALLRRHFLGFVFQGFNLLARTSAQENVELPLLYRGEPADVRAAAARRALAQVGLAGWEHHTPAELSGGQQQRVAIARAIVTNPTLLLADEPTGNLDTRRSHEIMELLVSLNRDSGITILMVTHEEEMAAYARRTVHFVDGKVARDESVRDAGRERSDAVE